One genomic window of Hippocampus zosterae strain Florida chromosome 12, ASM2543408v3, whole genome shotgun sequence includes the following:
- the LOC127611460 gene encoding SH3 domain-binding protein 4-like, which yields MAAHRIRAAATGNASLPRCRSEGTLIDLGESVPEPGLVDVKAPSPSALRSDAGASLGTAREVVAIKDYRASSFTTLKFSKGERLYVLDASGGEWWYAHNNTEMGYVPAAYVEPVSFRDSSFSDSGMIDAAGEETALETDPVGEWAGVTLKPAAFLNGNPFAGTRASVNPFLRGEGESADLLLFDAPSASESALGAADSVALGVCGPPGQPAENGLRRDNPFFRSKRSYSLSDMSALRAESDGGPAAGGFFGGLTAPAPEQFQSREAFRTAWLTHRKLARSCHDLDSLCQNPGWGQTQPAEIGIVCRLDGSGGAVQLPDTSISVRVPKGHVAEGDSQQISIRALLEPPLELNNDRCTASGPVVELKLSNMETRSAITLEMKASAVVKAEKRQAARSLCVRSDCKEGPYSPVPQTFPHGDTLRVSLDNLEPCMYICGVVRSLSPSADSGGVWEHVVKRVTLGVYGPKHIHPSFKTVVAMFGHDCAPKSLLASDEGKRARSSPPVALQLWGKHQFVLSGPQDLRVGVYSNMANYEVKAGEQAKVIRGFQIKLGRVSRLVYMISCRDGADLSDFTLRIQVKDERDAILAQFCVQTPSPPPKTGPETSVRRRFLKKKEVGKIVLSPLAPAAKYPVFRDRRVANLRFGKLIKTVVRQTKNSYLLEYKKGDFVALLSEDKVRLKGQLRTKEWYVGYYQGRLGLVHAKNVLVTGKLKPVHFGGPELTASLLLEQLLRPCKFLTYIYASVRTVLMENIGDWRAFAEALGYRDLPVARFCRAEPDSEPERVACVLEKLKEDCNDAEGKEPKSFQKELLMALLKLDCQGLVARLVMDFVLLTTAVEVAGRWRELAERLAKVSRQQMDAYEAPHRDKNGVVDGEAMWKPAYDFLVTWAAQMGDSYRDVIQELHVGLDRMKSPITKRWKHLSGTLLLVHCLDTLRSAAFSPASDDLAI from the exons ATGGCCGCCCATCGAATCCGAGCCGCGGCCACGGGCAACGCTTCGCTGCCTCGATGCAGGTCGGAGGGGACGCTGATCGACCTCGGCGAGAGCGTGCCCGAGCCCGGCCTCGTCGATGTCAAAG CGCCTTCTCCCAGCGCCTTGCGCTCGGACGCCGGCGCCTCCCTCGGCACGGCCCGAGAAGTGGTGGCCATCAAGGACTACCGCGCGTCCAGCTTCACCACGCTCAAGTTCTCCAAAGGCGAGCGACTCTACGTTCTGGACGCGTCGGGCGGCGAGTGGTGGTACGCCCACAACAACACGGAGATGGGCTACGTCCCGGCCGCCTACGTGGAGCCCGTGAGTTTCAGAGACTCGTCCTTCAGCGACAGCGGCATGATTGACGCCGCGGGGGAGGAGACGGCTTTGGAAACGGACCCCGTCGGGGAGTGGGCCGGCGTCACTCTGAAGCCCGCCGCTTTCCTCAACGGAAATCCTTTCGCAGGCACGCGCGCCTCCGTCAACCCGTTCCTGCGCGGCGAGGGCGAGTCCGCCGATCTTCTTCTCTTCGACGCCCCGTCGGCTTCGGAATCGGCCCTCGGCGCCGCAGACTCGGTCGCTTTGGGCGTCTGCGGCCCTCCGGGTCAGCCGGCGGAGAACGGGCTCCGAAGGGATAACCCCTTTTTCCGAAGCAAGCGCTCCTACAGTCTGTCGGACATGTCCGCCCTGCGGGCCGAGTCGGACGGGGGTCCCGCGGCCGGCGGTTTCTTCGGCGGCCTGACGGCGCCGGCCCCCGAGCAGTTCCAGAGCCGGGAGGCGTTCCGGACGGCGTGGCTCACGCACCGCAAGCTGGCCAGGTCCTGCCACGACTTGGACTCCCTGTGCCAAAACCCGGGCTGGGGTCAGACGCAGCCTGCGGAGATCGGCATCGTCTGCCGGCTGGACGGCTCCGGGGGCGCCGTCCAGCTGCCGGACACCAGCATCAGCGTGCGCGTCCCCAAGGGCCACGTCGCCGAGGGCGACAGCCAGCAAATCTCCATCAGAGCTCTCTTGGAGCCGCCCCTGGAGCTGAACAACGACCGCTGCACCGCCTCGGGCCCGGTGGTGGAGCTCAAGCTCAGCAACATGGAGACCAGAAGCGCCATCACGCTGGAGATGAAAGCCTCGGCCGTGGTCAAAGCAGAAAAGCGCCAGGCGGCGCGCAGCCTGTGCGTCCGCAGCGACTGCAAAGAGGGGCCTTACAGCCCCGTCCCGCAGACCTTCCCGCACGGCGACACGCTTCGGGTGTCCCTGGACAACTTGGAGCCCTGCATGTACATTTGCGGCGTGGTGCGCTCCCTGTCGCCATCCGCGGACTCCGGCGGCGTGTGGGAGCACGTGGTCAAAAGGGTGACCTTGGGGGTGTACGGACCCAAGCACATCCACCCGTCCTTCAAGACGGTCGTGGCCATGTTCGGTCACGATTGCGCCCCCAAGTCCCTGTTGGCCAGCGACGAGGGCAAGCGGGCGCGCTCGTCGCCCCCCGTGGCGCTCCAGCTGTGGGGCAAGCACCAGTTCGTCCTATCCGGACCCCAGGACCTCCGCGTCGGGGTCTACTCCAACATGGCCAACTACGAGGTGAAGGCCGGCGAGCAGGCCAAAGTCATCCGGGGTTTCCAGATCAAACTGGGCAGAGTCAGCCGGCTGGTCTACATGATCAGTTGCCGCGACGGGGCGGACCTTTCGGACTTCACCCTGAGGATCCAGGTCAAAGACGAGCGGGACGCCATCCTGGCCCAGTTTTGCGTCCAGacgccctcgccgccgcccaAGACGGGCCCCGAGACGTCCGTGCGGCGCCGCTTCCTGAAGAAGAAGGAAGTGGGCAAGATCGTCCTGTCCCCGCTGGCCCCGGCCGCCAAGTACCCGGTGTTCCGCGACCGGCGGGTGGCCAACCTCAGGTTCGGAAAACTGATCAAGACGGTGGTCCGGCAGACCAAGAACAGCTACCTGCTGGAGTACAAGAAAGGAGACTTTGTGGCGCTGCTGAGCGAGGACAAGGTCCGGCTGAAAGGCCAGCTGCGGACCAAGGAGTGGTACGTGGGCTACTACCAGGGCCGGCTGGGGCTGGTGCACGCCAAAAACGTGCTGGTGACGGGAAAACTCAAGCCCGTTCATTTCGGCGGGCCGGAGCTCACCGCGTCCTTGCTGCTGGAGCAGCTCCTCAGGCCCTGCAAGTTCCTCACCTACATCTACGCCTCGGTCCGCACCGTCCTGATGGAGAACATCGGTGACTGGCGGGCCTTCGCCGAGGCCCTGGGCTACCGCGACCTGCCCGTCGCGCGCTTCTGCCGGGCCGAGCCGGACAGCGAGCCGGAGAGGGTGGCCTGCGTTCTGGAGAAGCTCAAGGAAGACTGCAACGACGCCGAGGGCAAGGAGCCAAAGTCCTTCCAGAAGGAGCTGCTCATG GCCCTGCTGAAGTTGGACTGCCAGGGCCTGGTGGCTCGTCTGGTGATGGATTTCGTGCTGCTGACCACGGCGGTAGAGGTGGCGGGACGTTGGCGGGAGTTGGCCGAGCGCCTGGCCAAGGTTTCCCGCCAGCAGATGGACGCCTACGAGGCACCGCACCGCGACAAGAACGGTGTGGTGGACGGCGAG GCCATGTGGAAGCCGGCGTACGACTTCCTGGTGACGTGGGCGGCGCAGATGGGCGACAGCTACCGGGATGTGATACAGGAACTCCACGTGGGCCTGGACCGCATGAAGAGCCCCATCACCAAACGCTGGAAGCACCTGAGCGGGACCCTGCTCCTGGTCCActgcctggacaccctgcgcagCGCCGCCTTCAGCCCCGCCTCCGACGACTTGGCCATCTGA